From Desulfobacterales bacterium, a single genomic window includes:
- the hemW gene encoding radical SAM family heme chaperone HemW gives MSDSNNPAGLYIHIPFCKKKCIYCDFYSINDFSFAQEFIVSLKNEINEINSNFIFDTIYIGGGTPSVLNSNYISDLIETVYKKLSFSRDVEITIEVNPGTLNIQKLKDYKSFGINRINIGIQSFHNNNLKFLERIHSEDEAIASIEMAKKTGFENIGIDLIYGIPSQTLKEWEFDLKHAIEFNPNHISCYMLTFESGTMLDNRRISGDIKPLEDSTLCDMFNFTIEFLKDNGYIHYEISNFAESETKKSKHNTKYWSFVPYIGLGPSAHSFNGKSRWWNIKSVYEYINMINKGQKPIQEKETLDREQSMLEAIYLGLRVSEGINISYFNDSFNMNFSVFFKNIIDNLEKKQLVSLDDNFCRLTQKGMLFLDSITGMFT, from the coding sequence TTGTCCGATTCCAATAATCCCGCTGGACTCTATATCCACATTCCTTTTTGCAAAAAAAAATGTATATACTGTGATTTTTATTCAATAAATGATTTTTCTTTTGCTCAAGAATTTATCGTATCATTAAAAAACGAAATAAATGAAATAAATTCAAATTTTATATTTGATACTATTTATATCGGAGGCGGAACCCCATCAGTGTTAAATTCTAATTATATTTCTGATTTAATTGAAACTGTTTATAAAAAATTATCATTTAGCCGAGATGTTGAAATCACAATCGAAGTAAATCCTGGCACTCTCAACATCCAAAAATTAAAAGACTACAAATCTTTTGGAATAAACAGAATAAATATTGGAATTCAATCGTTTCATAATAATAATCTTAAATTTTTAGAAAGAATACATTCTGAGGATGAAGCAATAGCATCAATTGAAATGGCAAAAAAAACAGGCTTTGAAAATATCGGAATAGATTTAATTTATGGTATTCCATCTCAAACTTTAAAAGAATGGGAATTTGACTTAAAACATGCTATTGAATTTAATCCGAACCATATTTCTTGTTATATGCTTACATTTGAATCAGGAACTATGCTTGATAATAGACGCATTAGTGGAGATATTAAACCCTTAGAGGATAGTACCCTATGCGATATGTTTAATTTTACAATTGAATTCTTAAAAGATAATGGATATATACATTATGAAATATCAAATTTTGCAGAGTCAGAAACAAAAAAATCTAAACACAATACTAAATACTGGTCATTTGTTCCTTATATTGGGTTAGGGCCTTCTGCCCATTCTTTTAATGGAAAATCTCGATGGTGGAATATAAAATCAGTGTATGAATATATCAATATGATAAATAAAGGCCAGAAACCCATCCAAGAAAAAGAAACTTTAGATCGAGAACAATCCATGCTTGAAGCAATATATTTAGGCCTACGAGTATCTGAAGGAATCAATATATCCTATTTTAATGATAGTTTTAATATGAATTTTTCTGTTTTTTTTAAAAATATTATTGATAACCTCGAAAAAAAACAATTAGTTTCCTTAGACGATAATTTTTGCAGACTAACTCAAAAGGGTATGCTGTTTTTAGATAGTATCACTGGAATGTTTACTTAA
- the trxA gene encoding thioredoxin → MGKNVVEITDSNFDTEVINSDKPVLVDFWASWCGPCRMIAPTIEELADSFQGKVKIGKCNVDDNPVTPAKFDIRSIPTLILFKNGTVAEKLVGAAPKSMLETALNKLIS, encoded by the coding sequence ATGGGAAAAAATGTTGTAGAAATTACTGACAGCAATTTTGATACTGAAGTTATCAATTCTGATAAGCCTGTATTAGTTGATTTTTGGGCATCATGGTGTGGACCATGCCGTATGATAGCTCCTACGATCGAAGAATTAGCAGATTCTTTTCAAGGTAAAGTTAAAATTGGAAAATGCAATGTTGATGATAATCCTGTAACACCAGCTAAATTTGATATAAGGTCAATTCCTACACTGATTTTATTTAAAAACGGTACAGTAGCAGAAAAATTAGTTGGAGCTGCTCCGAAATCTATGCTCGAAACAGCCCTTAATAAACTTATTTCATAG
- a CDS encoding peptidylprolyl isomerase yields the protein MRKKNIIFISVILYVLSISSLFAMEQEDNKNPVIVMKTSMGDISIELFPKEAPKTVENFIGLAEGEKEFTDASTNKPIKKPFYDNLIFHRVIKNFMIQGGCPLGNGTGGPGYSFEDEINAKDLNLDKEKVMMPDGKVHSFLGIRSQADFTRIVVNPTVKKLGISNKEEFEKRKEEVSKKVSALTLMGCYENMGYKYNDKIKSRPPVRGVLAMANSGPNTNGSQFFINVVDTPWLTGKHTIFGKVIEGMDIVDKISSVPVDNNSKPNNDVKIISIRLLKKSK from the coding sequence ATGAGAAAAAAAAATATTATATTTATAAGCGTTATATTGTATGTTTTATCTATATCTTCATTATTTGCTATGGAGCAAGAAGATAATAAAAATCCTGTTATAGTTATGAAAACAAGCATGGGAGATATTTCTATAGAATTATTTCCAAAAGAAGCTCCAAAAACAGTTGAAAATTTTATTGGACTTGCTGAAGGGGAAAAAGAATTTACAGATGCATCTACAAATAAGCCTATAAAAAAACCTTTTTATGATAATTTAATTTTTCATAGGGTGATAAAAAATTTCATGATTCAAGGAGGATGTCCTTTAGGTAATGGAACAGGAGGGCCTGGTTACTCATTTGAAGACGAAATAAATGCAAAAGATTTAAACTTAGATAAAGAAAAAGTAATGATGCCCGATGGCAAAGTTCATAGTTTTTTAGGTATTAGGTCTCAAGCTGACTTCACAAGAATCGTTGTCAATCCTACTGTAAAAAAGTTAGGTATTTCCAACAAAGAAGAATTTGAAAAGAGAAAAGAAGAGGTGTCTAAAAAAGTATCAGCTTTAACCCTTATGGGCTGTTATGAAAACATGGGCTATAAATATAATGATAAAATAAAGTCAAGACCCCCAGTAAGAGGAGTTCTTGCTATGGCAAATTCAGGACCAAATACTAACGGCTCACAATTTTTTATTAATGTTGTCGATACTCCATGGCTTACAGGAAAACATACAATTTTTGGTAAAGTTATAGAAGGAATGGATATAGTGGATAAAATAAGCAGCGTTCCTGTAGATAACAACAGCAAGCCAAATAATGATGTAAAAATAATTTCAATAAGACTTTTAAAAAAATCAAAATAA
- the trxB gene encoding thioredoxin-disulfide reductase, which produces MESIDYDLVIIGGGPAGLTAGLYASRARLKTLLLEKLSVGGQIIVTDWIENYPGFPEGISGFDLAEKMMEQAKKFGLEIEYNEVLSLNLNETKKNIFLRDKTISARAIIIATGASPRKLNIPGEDDFYGKGVSFCATCDGPFYKNRVAVAVGGGDTAVQESIFLTRFAKKVYLIHRRDQFRATKILQERALANDKIEFVFNSVVTKINGNDLVEGVSVKNVKSGEISNISADGCFIWVGIKPNTELLKGSSINLDDSGFIITDSMMQASVKGIFAAGDIRNTPLRQVSTAIGDGAISAHSAFNYIENLE; this is translated from the coding sequence ATGGAATCTATAGATTATGATCTTGTAATAATCGGAGGCGGTCCCGCGGGCTTAACTGCTGGACTTTATGCATCAAGGGCAAGATTGAAAACATTACTTTTGGAAAAATTGTCTGTTGGTGGACAGATAATTGTTACCGACTGGATTGAAAATTATCCAGGTTTTCCAGAAGGAATAAGCGGATTTGATCTTGCTGAAAAAATGATGGAGCAGGCAAAAAAATTTGGTCTTGAAATTGAGTATAATGAAGTTTTATCTCTCAATTTAAATGAAACAAAAAAAAATATATTTCTTAGGGATAAAACAATAAGTGCGCGTGCAATAATTATAGCGACAGGGGCCTCTCCTCGCAAGCTTAATATACCCGGCGAAGATGATTTTTATGGAAAAGGAGTATCTTTTTGTGCTACTTGTGATGGACCTTTTTATAAAAATCGAGTTGCTGTAGCAGTTGGTGGTGGAGATACAGCTGTTCAAGAAAGTATATTTCTTACAAGGTTTGCTAAAAAAGTATATCTTATTCACAGAAGAGACCAATTTCGAGCTACTAAAATATTACAGGAAAGAGCATTAGCTAATGATAAAATAGAGTTTGTGTTCAATTCTGTAGTAACAAAAATTAATGGAAATGATTTGGTGGAAGGTGTATCAGTTAAAAATGTTAAATCAGGGGAAATTAGTAATATTTCTGCTGATGGTTGTTTTATATGGGTCGGTATTAAACCGAATACTGAATTATTAAAAGGGTCTTCTATAAATCTTGACGATTCGGGCTTTATTATTACTGATTCAATGATGCAAGCTTCTGTAAAAGGTATTTTTGCCGCCGGCGATATTAGAAATACTCCTTTAAGACAGGTATCTACAGCAATAGGGGATGGTGCTATATCGGCTCATTCGGCATTTAACTATATTGAAAATTTAGAATAA
- a CDS encoding PleD family two-component system response regulator produces the protein MDIYEEYNPKILIVDDTPMNIHVLINALKDDYQIMVAKNGEKALKIAVANTPDLILLDVMMPDIDGFEVCRRLKSNEKTKKIPVIFVTAMIDSVDEAKGLNLGAIDYITKPVHLPVAKARINNHIRLKRNTDMLEELVSIDGLLGIPNRRKFDEAITMEWIRAKRSSLPLSLILMDIDFFKQYNDHYGHAVGDECLKKVAHTINETIRRPMDLAARYGGEEFVAMLPETSLEGALYIAKKIRSNIEILNISHEYSNVSDHVTISLGVSSIIPDENQTHIVLIEQADAALYKAKEEGRNSLKAYQT, from the coding sequence ATGGACATTTACGAAGAATACAATCCCAAAATTTTAATAGTTGATGACACACCAATGAACATTCACGTATTAATTAATGCATTAAAAGATGATTATCAAATCATGGTTGCTAAAAATGGGGAAAAAGCCTTAAAAATTGCAGTTGCAAATACGCCAGATCTCATTTTATTAGATGTAATGATGCCAGACATAGATGGTTTTGAGGTATGCAGGCGTTTAAAAAGTAATGAAAAAACTAAAAAGATTCCAGTTATTTTTGTAACCGCTATGATCGATTCGGTGGACGAAGCTAAAGGATTAAACCTCGGCGCGATCGATTATATAACTAAGCCAGTTCATCTTCCAGTAGCTAAAGCTCGAATTAATAATCATATACGCTTAAAAAGAAATACAGATATGTTGGAAGAACTTGTTTCTATTGACGGATTATTGGGAATTCCGAATCGTAGAAAATTTGACGAAGCAATAACAATGGAGTGGATTCGAGCGAAGCGATCATCTCTCCCACTATCTCTTATACTAATGGATATTGATTTTTTTAAGCAATATAACGATCATTATGGCCATGCAGTCGGTGATGAATGTTTGAAAAAAGTAGCCCATACCATTAACGAAACAATTAGAAGACCAATGGATTTGGCAGCTCGTTACGGTGGAGAGGAATTTGTTGCGATGTTACCAGAAACATCACTTGAAGGAGCTCTTTATATTGCGAAAAAAATTAGATCTAATATTGAAATATTAAATATTTCCCACGAATATTCAAATGTTTCAGATCATGTAACCATCAGTTTAGGAGTGTCTTCCATAATACCAGATGAAAACCAGACACATATAGTTTTAATAGAACAAGCCGATGCTGCTCTCTACAAGGCAAAAGAAGAAGGACGTAATAGCTTGAAAGCATATCAGACTTAA
- a CDS encoding extracellular solute-binding protein produces the protein MERKHFRFIMLLLFTVIFTIITGEHLSESFASDLATSSTATIQAPFKDANIDWQKYKGETIKVLLSGHPIQGTIMGLLKEFKELTGIEVIVDVLPEEEFFEKLNIDFEKGRGKIDVFMTSPLYHWRYAKEGWIEGLNKYLENVAITDKKWYDTEDFFPLLWKTSRWDGTIGGGIGKGEIYSIPVWWEGCMLMYRKDLGKKYNFTEPKSWKELYQQLANIPKQSNGKMYGFIGRGIRSWSQIHTYHMTMMASQGAVDLDSKTAKAAFNSPTGIEVGKYWVKMLLDAGSSNWPNYNWYEVSSEFQAGKCFAIMDANPFPIMLEAEDSPVRGKVGYLLPPSGLKGSESFLWIWSLGINSFSKHKAASWLFIQWVTSKHTLRKAIDYSNWMTPRQSVWLDPKVKTFLSEVDNGRWYENSTLLVTKLAAMRWSPTPLAATLGDLWAGAIQDAWRGKCTVEEGLNKAASEFDALMQQSGYIK, from the coding sequence ATGGAAAGAAAACATTTTCGTTTTATTATGCTATTACTTTTCACGGTTATATTTACTATAATCACAGGAGAACATCTGTCTGAGTCTTTTGCCTCAGATTTAGCGACATCAAGCACCGCAACCATCCAAGCACCCTTCAAAGATGCAAATATAGACTGGCAGAAGTATAAGGGAGAGACAATTAAAGTTCTTTTGAGCGGGCATCCCATCCAAGGAACGATTATGGGCTTATTAAAAGAATTTAAAGAATTGACAGGTATAGAGGTGATAGTTGATGTTTTACCTGAAGAAGAATTTTTTGAAAAACTTAACATTGATTTTGAAAAAGGTCGTGGCAAGATTGATGTTTTTATGACTTCTCCTTTGTATCATTGGCGATATGCCAAAGAAGGATGGATCGAGGGATTGAATAAATATCTTGAAAATGTTGCGATCACTGACAAGAAATGGTATGACACTGAAGATTTTTTCCCGTTATTGTGGAAAACATCTCGATGGGACGGCACCATTGGAGGCGGTATTGGTAAGGGAGAAATCTATTCTATTCCAGTGTGGTGGGAAGGATGCATGTTGATGTATCGTAAAGATTTGGGGAAAAAATACAACTTTACAGAGCCGAAAAGCTGGAAAGAGTTATACCAACAGCTTGCAAATATTCCAAAACAATCTAACGGTAAAATGTATGGATTTATCGGGCGTGGCATTCGAAGCTGGTCACAGATTCATACATACCATATGACTATGATGGCATCCCAGGGAGCTGTAGATCTGGATTCTAAAACTGCAAAAGCAGCATTCAACTCACCTACGGGGATTGAGGTCGGTAAATATTGGGTTAAAATGTTGCTTGATGCAGGATCTTCTAACTGGCCAAATTATAACTGGTATGAGGTTTCTTCCGAATTTCAGGCTGGTAAATGTTTTGCGATCATGGATGCAAACCCATTTCCAATTATGCTTGAAGCAGAAGATTCCCCAGTTCGCGGTAAAGTCGGCTATCTGCTTCCTCCATCCGGATTAAAGGGTAGCGAGTCTTTTTTATGGATATGGTCACTTGGCATCAATTCTTTTTCTAAACACAAAGCTGCCAGTTGGTTATTCATTCAATGGGTAACCAGTAAGCATACATTGCGCAAAGCTATAGACTACAGTAACTGGATGACACCTCGACAGTCCGTATGGCTTGATCCCAAAGTTAAAACTTTTTTGAGTGAAGTCGATAATGGCCGATGGTATGAAAATTCTACCCTTCTTGTCACTAAACTTGCTGCTATGCGATGGAGTCCTACGCCTCTTGCAGCGACTCTTGGAGATCTTTGGGCAGGCGCTATTCAAGATGCCTGGCGGGGCAAATGCACAGTTGAAGAAGGACTGAACAAAGCAGCCTCTGAATTTGATGCCTTGATGCAACAATCAGGCTATATAAAGTAG
- the bamD gene encoding outer membrane protein assembly factor BamD — MKKSKICKFIALLMVIFIVTLQGCSWKAKPEKSAQELIDEGNLEYDKGNYQKAVEAFEKLKDWYPFSKYAITAELKTADSYYQLKEYDQAAMSYEEFETLHPSNEVIPYIVYQLGRCYFDRIDTIDRDQTNSKKALQTFNRLVRQFPDNQYSILAKPHINKCRKSLAEHEFYVGKFYYKSKKYKAALYRFKGLISNYPDVGVNKKAIDYIKLCEDKVKESKIEN, encoded by the coding sequence ATGAAAAAAAGTAAAATTTGTAAATTCATAGCTTTGTTGATGGTAATTTTTATCGTAACCCTTCAAGGTTGTTCATGGAAAGCAAAGCCAGAAAAATCAGCTCAAGAATTGATTGACGAAGGCAATCTTGAATATGATAAGGGTAATTATCAAAAAGCTGTGGAAGCTTTCGAAAAATTAAAAGATTGGTATCCCTTTAGCAAGTATGCAATTACGGCAGAGCTTAAAACTGCCGATTCATACTATCAATTAAAGGAATATGACCAAGCGGCAATGTCTTATGAAGAGTTTGAGACGCTTCACCCTTCCAATGAGGTTATTCCTTATATAGTCTATCAGCTCGGAAGGTGCTACTTCGATAGAATAGATACGATTGATAGAGACCAAACGAATAGTAAAAAAGCACTCCAAACATTTAATCGGTTAGTAAGGCAATTTCCTGATAATCAATACTCTATTTTGGCAAAGCCACATATAAATAAGTGCCGTAAAAGTCTTGCTGAACATGAATTTTATGTGGGTAAGTTTTATTATAAGTCAAAAAAATATAAAGCTGCATTATATCGATTTAAAGGTTTAATAAGCAATTATCCTGACGTTGGTGTAAATAAAAAAGCTATAGACTATATAAAACTTTGTGAAGATAAAGTAAAAGAATCAAAAATTGAGAATTAA
- a CDS encoding YqiJ family protein — MIDFILSSSNLPFTISIGLVICLGLIEGIIAFMGVGLSSSVDSMLSDYFDLDLDANLSLDTDIDGLDGFFPDVLCWLNFGKVPFLVILVIFLFGFGLSGFILQNISLSFAGHLLSGWIASIPSFGCSILLVKFGGSAIAKFVPKEETEAVSIESFIGKPAIIVTGTAKYGNPAQAKLKDTYGKTHYILVQPEKEGEIFETGTEVLIIMRNKHIFYAISNPDSGLLDKVL, encoded by the coding sequence ATGATAGATTTTATCCTTTCTTCTTCAAATTTGCCTTTTACTATTTCCATTGGGCTTGTTATATGTTTAGGTCTTATTGAAGGAATAATTGCATTTATGGGAGTAGGATTATCATCTTCAGTCGATTCAATGCTTTCAGATTACTTTGATTTAGATTTAGACGCAAATTTATCTCTTGATACTGATATTGACGGATTAGACGGATTTTTTCCAGATGTATTGTGCTGGCTTAATTTTGGGAAAGTTCCATTTCTTGTTATTCTTGTTATCTTTCTTTTTGGCTTCGGATTATCGGGTTTTATTCTTCAGAATATTTCGTTATCATTTGCTGGACATCTTTTGTCTGGCTGGATTGCATCTATCCCATCTTTTGGCTGTTCAATTTTATTGGTTAAATTTGGAGGATCTGCTATTGCTAAGTTTGTTCCAAAGGAAGAAACAGAAGCCGTATCTATAGAAAGCTTTATTGGAAAACCCGCCATAATTGTAACAGGCACCGCAAAATATGGAAATCCAGCTCAAGCAAAACTTAAAGATACTTATGGAAAAACCCATTACATATTGGTTCAGCCAGAAAAAGAAGGAGAAATTTTTGAAACAGGAACTGAAGTCCTAATTATAATGCGCAATAAACACATTTTTTATGCTATATCAAACCCAGATAGTGGATTGTTGGATAAAGTCCTTTAA
- a CDS encoding response regulator, translating to MKGNRISLFASLKIRLIFFFLIISIVPFVLVVMLAFFQSQEALQTQAYNQLVAVRNLKAKQVEMYLKNIEQDIQFVARLPNISKAIEQLEIAARGQGLAQVRESGFLGNPDMLYLNTYNSYSIYHGSHHHFFSELVQTRGYSDVWLVSLEGDIIYSYAKRDDFATNLKKGHYKDTHAAKLIENILANMKDGHVHFSDYQYYAPAGNLRMNFVGTLIFNMDECIGILVYELSLGNIVALMEDNTGLGKTGDTYLIGMDRLLRSKPRFSSNNDIFQQPIYTSAIEYGIAGKSGITIINNYRGVSVLCAYQTIEMAGIKWILIAEIEKEEAFYLANHLRYIMFIAILLTIFVVTLLGLYIGRSIARPITNLAETAVQIAAGNLTLTVKTKSRGEIGHLAQAFNSMTARLRDLIIGMEQEIRERRLVEEKLRLHKDNLEEMIKKRTFELADAKEKAEKATQVKSEFLANMSHEIRTPMNAILGLSDLALTTNLTYKQRDYLNKINISANTLLGVINDVLDFSKIESGKLRMESVIFELEDVLSKLADLISMKAEEKGLELIFSVDKSVPDRLEGDPLRLGQILTNLCSNAVKFTEKGHILIQIKKAKSTSYLDQNKIKLHFSVKDTGIGLKKHQIKQLFQSFSQADNSTTRKYGGTGLGLSISKHLIEMMGGQIHVKSKFGRGSEFYFTACFRWHETDKNKKTIPPDDLKHLKVLIVDDNPVARDILQETLNAFSFISHAVASGEEAIEALKKSIPEDPYQLILMDWKMLGMNGIETARYIKKNFDMAHTPQILMISAYDSEEIKQEAKSLDINTFLTKPVSRSSLFDSIINVFGKFHVSNAKDLHKDLLNSEYEGFQNVKILLVEDNLINQQVATEFLEAMGVQVIVANNGKEALVQIQNQVFDLILMDIQMPELDGYETTQRIRKNSNYKDLPIIAITAHAMIEEKEKCKAVGMNDHISKPFMQHDLFSTLKKWIKPEKLRKKVMNNTQKKISIFDSDLPGISINDALLNLGGNDKLLLDIIQLFGKSNQNASGDIKDLIKNQDYLSAQIMAHTIKSSAGFIGAKKLSDLARQLESSLKAQSLDEFYSLLNDFEKELRLVLKSIYNLESQINPNQKEKGDEKNVDVKAVESVIKDLLKNIDLDIKKSLVLLESLDKLLSESYLNDELKEIKRYMQDFENERASEHLRKIAQKLEIQLSDEVS from the coding sequence ATGAAAGGAAATCGTATATCTTTGTTTGCGTCACTTAAAATCAGATTAATATTTTTCTTTTTAATCATTTCAATCGTTCCTTTTGTTTTAGTTGTAATGCTTGCGTTTTTTCAGTCCCAAGAAGCCCTTCAGACCCAAGCATACAATCAACTTGTAGCTGTTCGAAATTTAAAGGCTAAACAAGTTGAAATGTATTTGAAAAATATTGAACAAGATATCCAGTTTGTAGCGCGGCTACCCAATATTAGTAAAGCTATAGAACAATTAGAAATAGCGGCAAGGGGACAGGGACTTGCTCAGGTTAGAGAATCAGGTTTTTTGGGAAACCCAGATATGCTTTACCTGAATACTTACAATTCTTATTCGATCTATCATGGATCGCATCATCATTTCTTCAGTGAATTGGTGCAAACCAGAGGGTACTCAGATGTCTGGCTGGTTTCCCTTGAAGGTGATATCATATATTCATATGCTAAAAGAGACGATTTTGCCACAAATTTAAAAAAAGGACATTATAAGGACACCCATGCCGCTAAATTAATAGAAAATATTCTGGCAAATATGAAGGACGGCCATGTTCATTTTTCTGATTATCAATACTATGCACCGGCCGGGAATTTGCGGATGAATTTTGTGGGGACGCTGATTTTCAATATGGATGAATGCATTGGTATCCTTGTTTATGAGCTTTCCCTTGGTAATATAGTTGCATTGATGGAGGATAATACCGGACTGGGAAAAACTGGAGACACTTACCTGATTGGGATGGACAGATTGTTAAGATCCAAACCACGCTTTAGCTCCAATAATGACATATTTCAACAACCTATCTATACATCGGCAATAGAATATGGTATTGCAGGAAAATCAGGGATTACCATTATTAATAACTATCGCGGAGTCTCTGTTCTTTGCGCTTATCAGACGATTGAAATGGCAGGGATTAAATGGATTTTGATTGCCGAAATAGAAAAAGAAGAAGCCTTTTATCTTGCCAACCATTTGCGCTATATCATGTTCATAGCTATTTTATTGACAATTTTTGTTGTGACTTTATTAGGGTTATACATTGGACGCAGTATTGCTCGCCCAATAACCAATTTAGCTGAAACAGCTGTGCAAATTGCAGCTGGAAATTTAACATTGACTGTTAAAACAAAAAGCCGTGGCGAAATTGGGCATCTGGCACAAGCTTTTAACAGCATGACTGCACGATTGCGTGATCTTATCATCGGTATGGAGCAAGAAATCCGTGAACGCAGGCTGGTAGAAGAAAAACTGAGGTTGCACAAGGATAATCTGGAAGAAATGATAAAAAAAAGAACCTTTGAATTGGCAGATGCAAAGGAAAAGGCTGAAAAAGCCACACAAGTTAAAAGTGAATTTTTAGCTAACATGAGTCATGAAATCAGAACACCTATGAATGCAATTCTCGGATTATCCGATTTAGCCCTGACAACTAACCTGACATACAAACAAAGAGATTATTTAAACAAAATCAATATATCTGCCAATACATTACTCGGGGTTATCAATGATGTTCTCGATTTTTCAAAGATAGAATCAGGAAAATTGCGCATGGAATCCGTTATTTTTGAATTGGAAGATGTTCTTTCAAAACTTGCAGACTTGATCAGCATGAAGGCTGAAGAAAAGGGACTTGAATTGATTTTTTCCGTTGATAAAAGTGTTCCTGATAGATTGGAAGGGGATCCACTACGTTTGGGACAAATTTTGACCAATTTATGCAGTAATGCGGTTAAATTTACAGAAAAAGGCCATATCCTGATTCAAATAAAAAAGGCTAAATCCACATCATATTTAGACCAAAATAAAATTAAACTTCATTTTTCAGTAAAAGATACCGGCATTGGTTTAAAAAAACATCAAATTAAACAGTTATTTCAATCTTTTTCACAAGCGGATAATTCTACGACACGCAAATATGGTGGAACTGGACTGGGACTGTCTATCAGCAAGCATTTGATCGAAATGATGGGCGGTCAAATCCATGTTAAAAGTAAATTCGGCAGAGGTAGTGAATTCTATTTTACAGCCTGTTTTCGATGGCATGAAACAGATAAAAATAAAAAAACTATACCTCCAGATGATTTAAAACACCTAAAGGTACTGATCGTTGATGATAATCCTGTTGCCAGAGACATTCTTCAGGAAACTCTAAACGCTTTTTCCTTTATTTCTCATGCGGTCGCTTCTGGTGAAGAGGCTATAGAAGCATTAAAAAAATCAATCCCAGAGGATCCTTATCAATTAATCCTGATGGATTGGAAAATGCTTGGAATGAATGGCATTGAAACCGCTCGATACATCAAAAAAAATTTTGACATGGCACATACCCCACAAATATTGATGATCTCTGCTTATGACTCTGAAGAAATCAAGCAAGAAGCAAAATCATTAGATATTAATACTTTTTTAACCAAACCTGTCAGCCGTTCATCACTTTTTGACAGCATCATTAACGTATTTGGAAAATTCCATGTATCAAATGCAAAAGATTTGCACAAAGATTTATTGAATTCTGAATATGAAGGTTTTCAGAATGTTAAAATTTTACTGGTCGAAGATAACCTGATCAATCAGCAGGTGGCTACTGAATTTTTAGAAGCAATGGGTGTACAAGTGATTGTTGCTAATAATGGGAAAGAAGCGCTTGTTCAAATTCAGAATCAGGTATTTGATCTGATTTTAATGGATATTCAGATGCCTGAATTGGATGGATATGAAACAACTCAAAGAATCCGAAAAAATTCAAATTATAAGGATTTACCCATTATCGCAATTACTGCTCATGCAATGATAGAAGAAAAAGAAAAATGCAAGGCTGTTGGGATGAATGATCATATTAGTAAGCCATTTATGCAGCATGATCTTTTTTCAACATTAAAAAAATGGATAAAGCCTGAAAAACTAAGGAAAAAAGTGATGAATAATACTCAAAAAAAAATCAGCATATTCGATTCTGATCTCCCAGGAATTTCTATTAATGATGCTTTACTGAATTTAGGCGGAAATGATAAGCTATTGTTAGATATCATCCAACTATTTGGGAAATCAAATCAAAATGCGTCTGGTGATATCAAAGATTTGATTAAAAATCAGGATTATCTATCTGCACAAATAATGGCTCATACTATAAAAAGCAGTGCTGGTTTTATAGGTGCAAAAAAATTATCTGATTTAGCCCGTCAATTAGAATCGAGTTTAAAAGCTCAATCACTTGACGAATTCTATTCACTTTTAAACGATTTTGAAAAAGAACTTCGATTAGTTTTAAAATCAATTTACAATTTAGAATCACAGATTAATCCTAATCAAAAAGAAAAAGGGGACGAAAAAAATGTAGATGTAAAAGCAGTTGAATCTGTGATTAAAGATTTGCTGAAAAATATAGATTTGGACATTAAGAAATCTTTGGTTTTGCTCGAATCTTTAGATAAATTATTATCCGAATCTTATCTCAATGACGAATTAAAAGAGATAAAACGGTACATGCAAGATTTTGAAAATGAACGTGCATCAGAACATCTCCGAAAAATAGCACAAAAACTTGAAATTCAACTATCAGACGAAGTGTCATGA